One segment of Clavelina lepadiformis chromosome 2, kaClaLepa1.1, whole genome shotgun sequence DNA contains the following:
- the LOC143446670 gene encoding uncharacterized protein LOC143446670 isoform X6 has translation MQSVLSEYKASLAELTFNSKPHINMLTVLAEENANFASDIVRIIQTQVFQAAPKKKMPVLYLIDSIVKNFGGQYKKLFSHKLVSTFMCIFQKGDGKTRGDLYKLRSTWDSVFSSTLLKELDLSVKNIDHNWPMRSKKKQRSRNPLSLGLPTSPKFSEEESDAKYGQHKRTSVDHSSHYKRRNSSQSSEYENQRASTEQAVEEVIEEEEIEMDAESLEVLEMLEEKLRKRQAELSRLEFLESKNVTPTFTAPQTKVEAEKSDSDDDTLKIDLNEYPVIPIENGSYSMEQDPVEDAKDQSTENSAYNSLDDDLSDTKHWISSQSNFEPNTDHVKSHSFDGMTTNRVISHFSDAKGEKVEKEPEVKVEPIEAKIETTSPTAEVKSEIPQLITCDQSSQTNIQEKNESSTQVTIETQDESTQYRYRRKTKNFMSQYRPVTKSIGTYFKIKTKDMSTQYEPPVTAQDTAADSTCLPLDDDLSSTQAMNTPKETRRLHSINLLHSLRRQQEAGMLCDITLSAQGQNFKAHKVILASCSEFFHTLFASDALKQSPLSYIELQGITASALNRILEYIYTSEISVDGNVKTVHEIISATKRLKINSLSPVCSVLEEALASDQDLTGWVISNTELLAPNTDPTQEVSSSNPASLEEPQSHFSEDDRPAEEESDTSSGRSLVEVNTNTSPNVPSSSSHKQPIKRSKSDVKSNLKENLKRRKSRSLSLVELPNKKQRKEPDAEPTKPYPCNFCKKSFWKKKTLVAHQEKSHFDNIEADETADPSLTCSIKKVDEPKPNLKRDYKCKECAESFNNTTALNSHIRKLHRDTSRRKRSSRERRETTKVPDLKKNEQELDSTSVEKITTTQNTSTSSKTKEQSPEEEEKSPDAVITLTQDSLFPSKLDQSNALNDDSNVKLKLYQCEVCEEIFSVQCFYKAHMAEHKRNGDTA, from the exons GCTGCACCGAAGAAAAAGATGCCCGTTCTTTATCTGATCGATTccattgttaaaaactttggtGGACAGTATAAGAAACTTTTCAGTCACAAACTTGTGTCAACGTTTATGTGCATTTTTCAAAAG GGTGATGGCAAAACCAGAGGAGACTTATACAAACTTCGATCAACTTGGGATTCCGTGTTCTCATCGACATTACTGAAAGAGTTGGACTTGTCAGTGAAGAATATCGATCATAACTGGCCAATGAGATCGAAGAAGAAACAACGTTCACGAAACCCGCTCTCTCTT GGTCTTCCCACTTCTCCAAAGTTTTCAGAAGAAGAATCGGATGCGAAGTACGGCCAGCACAAGAGAACATCAGTTGATCACAGTTCACATTACAAGAG GCGTAATTCTTCCCAATCATCTGAATACGAGAATCAGAGGGCGTCAACCGAACAGGCCGTGGAAGAAGTCATTGAGGAAGAAGAGATTGAGATG GATGCTGAGAGTTTGGAAGTTTTGGAAATGTTAGAGGAAAAATTGCGCAAGCGGCAAGCAGAGCTTAGCCGCCTTGAATTTCTCGAATCTAAGAACGTCACTCCCACGTTCACCGCACCTCAGACCAAAG TAGAGGCAGAGAAGTCGGACAGCGATGATGACACTTTGAAGATCGACCTAAACGAGTATCCAGTAATCCCGATAGAAAATGGAAGTTACTCCATGGAGCAGGATCCCGTGGAAGACGCGAAAGATCAGTCGACCGAGAA CTCGGCATACAACAGCCTAGACGATGATTTAAGCGACACGAAACATTGGATATCGAGTCAGAGTAACTTCGAGCCTAACACTGACCATGTGAAGTCTCACAGCTTTGACGGCATGACCACCAATCGGGTTATTTCGCACTTCTCTGATGCAAAAGGAGAAAAAGTCGAGAAAGAACCTGAagtgaaag TTGAACCAATTGAAGCAAAGATTGAAACAACATCACCAACAGCAGAAGTTAAGTCAGAAATCCCTCAACTCATCACATGTGACCAATCTTCTCAAACCAACAtccaagaaaaaaatgaatccTCCACTCAAGTCACCATTGAAACACAG GATGAAAGTACCCAGTACAGGTACAGAAGAAAGACAAAGAACTTTATGTCTCAATATCGACCCGTCACCAAATCCATTGGAACTTATTTCAAGATAAAAACGAAAGATATGTCAACACAGTACGAACCGCCTGTCACTGCTCAAG ACACAGCAGCGGACAGCACGTGTTTGCCACTAGATGATGATCTTTCCTCCACCCAAGCCATGAACACTCCGAAGGAAACCCGGAGGCTCCATTCCATCAACTTACTTCACTCCCTGCGCAGGCAGCAGGAGGCAGGGATGTTATGTGACATAACACTCTCTGCTCAAG GTCAGAATTTTAAGGCTCACAAAGTGATACTGGCTTCGTGCAGTGAGTTCTTTCACACTCTCTTTGCATCAGATGCTTTGAAACAATCTCCTCTGAGCTACATAGAACTGCAAGGGATCACCG CATCAGCGTTGAATCGAATACTGGAGTACATATACACTTCCGAGATATCGGTTGACGGCAACGTGAAAACAGTTCATGAGATTATTTCCGCtacaaaaagattaaaaattaacagttTGTCTCCTGTGTGCTCTGTACTGGAAGAAGCTCTTGCATCCGATCAAGATCTCACTG GTTGGGTTATTTCAAATACAGAATTGCTTGCTCCTAATACTGATCCCACCCAAGAAGTCTCCTCATCCAATCCTGCCTCCCTCGAAGAACCACAGTCCCACTTTTCCGAAGATGATCGACCAGCGGAAGAGGAGTCAGATACATCGAG CGGCAGATCTCTCGTTGAAGTGAACACAAATACCTCTCCCAATGTCCCATCATCGTCCTCGCACA AGCAACCAATAAAAAGAAGCAAATCCGATgttaaaagtaatttaaagGAGAATTTAAAAAGGAGGAAGAGCAGAAGCCTGTCATTGGTCGAACTTCCCAATAAGAAACAGAGAAAAGAACCTGATG CAGAACCAACCAAACCTTATCCGTGCAATTTTTGCAAGAAGTCTTTCTGGAAGAAGAAGACACTCGTTGCTCATCAGGAGAAGTCTCATTTTGACAATATTGAAGCCGACGAAACTG CAGATCCCAGCTTGACCTGCAGCATCAAGAAAGTTGATGAGCCGAAGCCCAATTTAAAAAGGGACTATAAGTGCAAAGAATGCGCTGAGTCGTTTAACAACACAACTGCACTGAATTCCCACATCCGGAAACTCCATCGCGATACTTCTAGGAGGAAGCGCTCATCCAGGGAGCGTAGAGAGACGACTAAAGTTCCAGATTTGAAGAAGAATGAGCAGGAACTGGACTCCACTTCTGTGGAGAAGATCACAACGACTCAAAACACTTCAACATCTTCAAAAACTAAAGAGCAGTCTCCGGAAGAAGAGGAGAAATCTCCGGATGCTGTAATCACTCTTACGCAAGACTCTCTCTTTCCTTCGAAACTCGACCAATCGAATGCACTCAACGACGATTCGAACGTAAAACTTAAACTCTATCAATGCGAGGTTTGTGAAGAGATCTTCTCTGTGCAGTGTTTTTATAAGGCTCACATGGCCGAACATAAGAGGAACGGAGATACAGCTTAA
- the LOC143446670 gene encoding uncharacterized protein LOC143446670 isoform X4, whose product MQSVLSEYKASLAELTFNSKPHINMLTVLAEENANFASDIVRIIQTQVFQAAPKKKMPVLYLIDSIVKNFGGQYKKLFSHKLVSTFMCIFQKGDGKTRGDLYKLRSTWDSVFSSTLLKELDLSVKNIDHNWPMRSKKKQRSRNPLSLGLPTSPKFSEEESDAKYGQHKRTSVDHSSHYKSAIRRNSSQSSEYENQRASTEQAVEEVIEEEEIEMDAESLEVLEMLEEKLRKRQAELSRLEFLESKNVTPTFTAPQTKEAEKSDSDDDTLKIDLNEYPVIPIENGSYSMEQDPVEDAKDQSTENSAYNSLDDDLSDTKHWISSQSNFEPNTDHVKSHSFDGMTTNRVISHFSDAKGEKVEKEPEVKVEPIEAKIETTSPTAEVKSEIPQLITCDQSSQTNIQEKNESSTQVTIETQDESTQYRYRRKTKNFMSQYRPVTKSIGTYFKIKTKDMSTQYEPPVTAQDTAADSTCLPLDDDLSSTQAMNTPKETRRLHSINLLHSLRRQQEAGMLCDITLSAQGQNFKAHKVILASCSEFFHTLFASDALKQSPLSYIELQGITASALNRILEYIYTSEISVDGNVKTVHEIISATKRLKINSLSPVCSVLEEALASDQDLTGWVISNTELLAPNTDPTQEVSSSNPASLEEPQSHFSEDDRPAEEESDTSSGRSLVEVNTNTSPNVPSSSSHKQPIKRSKSDVKSNLKENLKRRKSRSLSLVELPNKKQRKEPDAEPTKPYPCNFCKKSFWKKKTLVAHQEKSHFDNIEADETADPSLTCSIKKVDEPKPNLKRDYKCKECAESFNNTTALNSHIRKLHRDTSRRKRSSRERRETTKVPDLKKNEQELDSTSVEKITTTQNTSTSSKTKEQSPEEEEKSPDAVITLTQDSLFPSKLDQSNALNDDSNVKLKLYQCEVCEEIFSVQCFYKAHMAEHKRNGDTA is encoded by the exons GCTGCACCGAAGAAAAAGATGCCCGTTCTTTATCTGATCGATTccattgttaaaaactttggtGGACAGTATAAGAAACTTTTCAGTCACAAACTTGTGTCAACGTTTATGTGCATTTTTCAAAAG GGTGATGGCAAAACCAGAGGAGACTTATACAAACTTCGATCAACTTGGGATTCCGTGTTCTCATCGACATTACTGAAAGAGTTGGACTTGTCAGTGAAGAATATCGATCATAACTGGCCAATGAGATCGAAGAAGAAACAACGTTCACGAAACCCGCTCTCTCTT GGTCTTCCCACTTCTCCAAAGTTTTCAGAAGAAGAATCGGATGCGAAGTACGGCCAGCACAAGAGAACATCAGTTGATCACAGTTCACATTACAAGAG TGCTATCAGGCGTAATTCTTCCCAATCATCTGAATACGAGAATCAGAGGGCGTCAACCGAACAGGCCGTGGAAGAAGTCATTGAGGAAGAAGAGATTGAGATG GATGCTGAGAGTTTGGAAGTTTTGGAAATGTTAGAGGAAAAATTGCGCAAGCGGCAAGCAGAGCTTAGCCGCCTTGAATTTCTCGAATCTAAGAACGTCACTCCCACGTTCACCGCACCTCAGACCAAAG AGGCAGAGAAGTCGGACAGCGATGATGACACTTTGAAGATCGACCTAAACGAGTATCCAGTAATCCCGATAGAAAATGGAAGTTACTCCATGGAGCAGGATCCCGTGGAAGACGCGAAAGATCAGTCGACCGAGAA CTCGGCATACAACAGCCTAGACGATGATTTAAGCGACACGAAACATTGGATATCGAGTCAGAGTAACTTCGAGCCTAACACTGACCATGTGAAGTCTCACAGCTTTGACGGCATGACCACCAATCGGGTTATTTCGCACTTCTCTGATGCAAAAGGAGAAAAAGTCGAGAAAGAACCTGAagtgaaag TTGAACCAATTGAAGCAAAGATTGAAACAACATCACCAACAGCAGAAGTTAAGTCAGAAATCCCTCAACTCATCACATGTGACCAATCTTCTCAAACCAACAtccaagaaaaaaatgaatccTCCACTCAAGTCACCATTGAAACACAG GATGAAAGTACCCAGTACAGGTACAGAAGAAAGACAAAGAACTTTATGTCTCAATATCGACCCGTCACCAAATCCATTGGAACTTATTTCAAGATAAAAACGAAAGATATGTCAACACAGTACGAACCGCCTGTCACTGCTCAAG ACACAGCAGCGGACAGCACGTGTTTGCCACTAGATGATGATCTTTCCTCCACCCAAGCCATGAACACTCCGAAGGAAACCCGGAGGCTCCATTCCATCAACTTACTTCACTCCCTGCGCAGGCAGCAGGAGGCAGGGATGTTATGTGACATAACACTCTCTGCTCAAG GTCAGAATTTTAAGGCTCACAAAGTGATACTGGCTTCGTGCAGTGAGTTCTTTCACACTCTCTTTGCATCAGATGCTTTGAAACAATCTCCTCTGAGCTACATAGAACTGCAAGGGATCACCG CATCAGCGTTGAATCGAATACTGGAGTACATATACACTTCCGAGATATCGGTTGACGGCAACGTGAAAACAGTTCATGAGATTATTTCCGCtacaaaaagattaaaaattaacagttTGTCTCCTGTGTGCTCTGTACTGGAAGAAGCTCTTGCATCCGATCAAGATCTCACTG GTTGGGTTATTTCAAATACAGAATTGCTTGCTCCTAATACTGATCCCACCCAAGAAGTCTCCTCATCCAATCCTGCCTCCCTCGAAGAACCACAGTCCCACTTTTCCGAAGATGATCGACCAGCGGAAGAGGAGTCAGATACATCGAG CGGCAGATCTCTCGTTGAAGTGAACACAAATACCTCTCCCAATGTCCCATCATCGTCCTCGCACA AGCAACCAATAAAAAGAAGCAAATCCGATgttaaaagtaatttaaagGAGAATTTAAAAAGGAGGAAGAGCAGAAGCCTGTCATTGGTCGAACTTCCCAATAAGAAACAGAGAAAAGAACCTGATG CAGAACCAACCAAACCTTATCCGTGCAATTTTTGCAAGAAGTCTTTCTGGAAGAAGAAGACACTCGTTGCTCATCAGGAGAAGTCTCATTTTGACAATATTGAAGCCGACGAAACTG CAGATCCCAGCTTGACCTGCAGCATCAAGAAAGTTGATGAGCCGAAGCCCAATTTAAAAAGGGACTATAAGTGCAAAGAATGCGCTGAGTCGTTTAACAACACAACTGCACTGAATTCCCACATCCGGAAACTCCATCGCGATACTTCTAGGAGGAAGCGCTCATCCAGGGAGCGTAGAGAGACGACTAAAGTTCCAGATTTGAAGAAGAATGAGCAGGAACTGGACTCCACTTCTGTGGAGAAGATCACAACGACTCAAAACACTTCAACATCTTCAAAAACTAAAGAGCAGTCTCCGGAAGAAGAGGAGAAATCTCCGGATGCTGTAATCACTCTTACGCAAGACTCTCTCTTTCCTTCGAAACTCGACCAATCGAATGCACTCAACGACGATTCGAACGTAAAACTTAAACTCTATCAATGCGAGGTTTGTGAAGAGATCTTCTCTGTGCAGTGTTTTTATAAGGCTCACATGGCCGAACATAAGAGGAACGGAGATACAGCTTAA
- the LOC143446670 gene encoding uncharacterized protein LOC143446670 isoform X3, whose product MQSVLSEYKASLAELTFNSKPHINMLTVLAEENANFASDIVRIIQTQVFQAAPKKKMPVLYLIDSIVKNFGGQYKKLFSHKLVSTFMCIFQKGDGKTRGDLYKLRSTWDSVFSSTLLKELDLSVKNIDHNWPMRSKKKQRSRNPLSLGLPTSPKFSEEESDAKYGQHKRTSVDHSSHYKSAIRRNSSQSSEYENQRASTEQAVEEVIEEEEIEMDAESLEVLEMLEEKLRKRQAELSRLEFLESKNVTPTFTAPQTKVEAEKSDSDDDTLKIDLNEYPVIPIENGSYSMEQDPVEDAKDQSTENSAYNSLDDDLSDTKHWISSQSNFEPNTDHVKSHSFDGMTTNRVISHFSDAKGEKVEKEPEVKVEPIEAKIETTSPTAEVKSEIPQLITCDQSSQTNIQEKNESSTQVTIETQDESTQYRYRRKTKNFMSQYRPVTKSIGTYFKIKTKDMSTQYEPPVTAQDTAADSTCLPLDDDLSSTQAMNTPKETRRLHSINLLHSLRRQQEAGMLCDITLSAQGQNFKAHKVILASCSEFFHTLFASDALKQSPLSYIELQGITASALNRILEYIYTSEISVDGNVKTVHEIISATKRLKINSLSPVCSVLEEALASDQDLTGWVISNTELLAPNTDPTQEVSSSNPASLEEPQSHFSEDDRPAEEESDTSSGRSLVEVNTNTSPNVPSSSSHKQPIKRSKSDVKSNLKENLKRRKSRSLSLVELPNKKQRKEPDEPTKPYPCNFCKKSFWKKKTLVAHQEKSHFDNIEADETADPSLTCSIKKVDEPKPNLKRDYKCKECAESFNNTTALNSHIRKLHRDTSRRKRSSRERRETTKVPDLKKNEQELDSTSVEKITTTQNTSTSSKTKEQSPEEEEKSPDAVITLTQDSLFPSKLDQSNALNDDSNVKLKLYQCEVCEEIFSVQCFYKAHMAEHKRNGDTA is encoded by the exons GCTGCACCGAAGAAAAAGATGCCCGTTCTTTATCTGATCGATTccattgttaaaaactttggtGGACAGTATAAGAAACTTTTCAGTCACAAACTTGTGTCAACGTTTATGTGCATTTTTCAAAAG GGTGATGGCAAAACCAGAGGAGACTTATACAAACTTCGATCAACTTGGGATTCCGTGTTCTCATCGACATTACTGAAAGAGTTGGACTTGTCAGTGAAGAATATCGATCATAACTGGCCAATGAGATCGAAGAAGAAACAACGTTCACGAAACCCGCTCTCTCTT GGTCTTCCCACTTCTCCAAAGTTTTCAGAAGAAGAATCGGATGCGAAGTACGGCCAGCACAAGAGAACATCAGTTGATCACAGTTCACATTACAAGAG TGCTATCAGGCGTAATTCTTCCCAATCATCTGAATACGAGAATCAGAGGGCGTCAACCGAACAGGCCGTGGAAGAAGTCATTGAGGAAGAAGAGATTGAGATG GATGCTGAGAGTTTGGAAGTTTTGGAAATGTTAGAGGAAAAATTGCGCAAGCGGCAAGCAGAGCTTAGCCGCCTTGAATTTCTCGAATCTAAGAACGTCACTCCCACGTTCACCGCACCTCAGACCAAAG TAGAGGCAGAGAAGTCGGACAGCGATGATGACACTTTGAAGATCGACCTAAACGAGTATCCAGTAATCCCGATAGAAAATGGAAGTTACTCCATGGAGCAGGATCCCGTGGAAGACGCGAAAGATCAGTCGACCGAGAA CTCGGCATACAACAGCCTAGACGATGATTTAAGCGACACGAAACATTGGATATCGAGTCAGAGTAACTTCGAGCCTAACACTGACCATGTGAAGTCTCACAGCTTTGACGGCATGACCACCAATCGGGTTATTTCGCACTTCTCTGATGCAAAAGGAGAAAAAGTCGAGAAAGAACCTGAagtgaaag TTGAACCAATTGAAGCAAAGATTGAAACAACATCACCAACAGCAGAAGTTAAGTCAGAAATCCCTCAACTCATCACATGTGACCAATCTTCTCAAACCAACAtccaagaaaaaaatgaatccTCCACTCAAGTCACCATTGAAACACAG GATGAAAGTACCCAGTACAGGTACAGAAGAAAGACAAAGAACTTTATGTCTCAATATCGACCCGTCACCAAATCCATTGGAACTTATTTCAAGATAAAAACGAAAGATATGTCAACACAGTACGAACCGCCTGTCACTGCTCAAG ACACAGCAGCGGACAGCACGTGTTTGCCACTAGATGATGATCTTTCCTCCACCCAAGCCATGAACACTCCGAAGGAAACCCGGAGGCTCCATTCCATCAACTTACTTCACTCCCTGCGCAGGCAGCAGGAGGCAGGGATGTTATGTGACATAACACTCTCTGCTCAAG GTCAGAATTTTAAGGCTCACAAAGTGATACTGGCTTCGTGCAGTGAGTTCTTTCACACTCTCTTTGCATCAGATGCTTTGAAACAATCTCCTCTGAGCTACATAGAACTGCAAGGGATCACCG CATCAGCGTTGAATCGAATACTGGAGTACATATACACTTCCGAGATATCGGTTGACGGCAACGTGAAAACAGTTCATGAGATTATTTCCGCtacaaaaagattaaaaattaacagttTGTCTCCTGTGTGCTCTGTACTGGAAGAAGCTCTTGCATCCGATCAAGATCTCACTG GTTGGGTTATTTCAAATACAGAATTGCTTGCTCCTAATACTGATCCCACCCAAGAAGTCTCCTCATCCAATCCTGCCTCCCTCGAAGAACCACAGTCCCACTTTTCCGAAGATGATCGACCAGCGGAAGAGGAGTCAGATACATCGAG CGGCAGATCTCTCGTTGAAGTGAACACAAATACCTCTCCCAATGTCCCATCATCGTCCTCGCACA AGCAACCAATAAAAAGAAGCAAATCCGATgttaaaagtaatttaaagGAGAATTTAAAAAGGAGGAAGAGCAGAAGCCTGTCATTGGTCGAACTTCCCAATAAGAAACAGAGAAAAGAACCTGATG AACCAACCAAACCTTATCCGTGCAATTTTTGCAAGAAGTCTTTCTGGAAGAAGAAGACACTCGTTGCTCATCAGGAGAAGTCTCATTTTGACAATATTGAAGCCGACGAAACTG CAGATCCCAGCTTGACCTGCAGCATCAAGAAAGTTGATGAGCCGAAGCCCAATTTAAAAAGGGACTATAAGTGCAAAGAATGCGCTGAGTCGTTTAACAACACAACTGCACTGAATTCCCACATCCGGAAACTCCATCGCGATACTTCTAGGAGGAAGCGCTCATCCAGGGAGCGTAGAGAGACGACTAAAGTTCCAGATTTGAAGAAGAATGAGCAGGAACTGGACTCCACTTCTGTGGAGAAGATCACAACGACTCAAAACACTTCAACATCTTCAAAAACTAAAGAGCAGTCTCCGGAAGAAGAGGAGAAATCTCCGGATGCTGTAATCACTCTTACGCAAGACTCTCTCTTTCCTTCGAAACTCGACCAATCGAATGCACTCAACGACGATTCGAACGTAAAACTTAAACTCTATCAATGCGAGGTTTGTGAAGAGATCTTCTCTGTGCAGTGTTTTTATAAGGCTCACATGGCCGAACATAAGAGGAACGGAGATACAGCTTAA
- the LOC143446670 gene encoding uncharacterized protein LOC143446670 isoform X2: MQSVLSEYKASLAELTFNSKPHINMLTVLAEENANFASDIVRIIQTQVFQAAPKKKMPVLYLIDSIVKNFGGQYKKLFSHKLVSTFMCIFQKGDGKTRGDLYKLRSTWDSVFSSTLLKELDLSVKNIDHNWPMRSKKKQRSRNPLSLGLPTSPKFSEEESDAKYGQHKRTSVDHSSHYKSAIRRNSSQSSEYENQRASTEQAVEEVIEEEEIEMDAESLEVLEMLEEKLRKRQAELSRLEFLESKNVTPTFTAPQTKVEAEKSDSDDDTLKIDLNEYPVIPIENGSYSMEQDPVEDAKDQSTENSAYNSLDDDLSDTKHWISSQSNFEPNTDHVKSHSFDGMTTNRVISHFSDAKGEKVEKEPEVKVEPIEAKIETTSPTAEVKSEIPQLITCDQSSQTNIQEKNESSTQVTIETQDESTQYRYRRKTKNFMSQYRPVTKSIGTYFKIKTKDMSTQYEPPVTAQDTAADSTCLPLDDDLSSTQAMNTPKETRRLHSINLLHSLRRQQEAGMLCDITLSAQGQNFKAHKVILASCSEFFHTLFASDALKQSPLSYIELQGITASALNRILEYIYTSEISVDGNVKTVHEIISATKRLKINSLSPVCSVLEEALASDQDLTGWVISNTELLAPNTDPTQEVSSSNPASLEEPQSHFSEDDRPAEEESDTSSGRSLVEVNTNTSPNVPSSSSHKQPIKRSKSDVKSNLKENLKRRKSRSLSLVELPNKKQRKEPDAEPTKPYPCNFCKKSFWKKKTLVAHQEKSHFDNIEADETDPSLTCSIKKVDEPKPNLKRDYKCKECAESFNNTTALNSHIRKLHRDTSRRKRSSRERRETTKVPDLKKNEQELDSTSVEKITTTQNTSTSSKTKEQSPEEEEKSPDAVITLTQDSLFPSKLDQSNALNDDSNVKLKLYQCEVCEEIFSVQCFYKAHMAEHKRNGDTA; this comes from the exons GCTGCACCGAAGAAAAAGATGCCCGTTCTTTATCTGATCGATTccattgttaaaaactttggtGGACAGTATAAGAAACTTTTCAGTCACAAACTTGTGTCAACGTTTATGTGCATTTTTCAAAAG GGTGATGGCAAAACCAGAGGAGACTTATACAAACTTCGATCAACTTGGGATTCCGTGTTCTCATCGACATTACTGAAAGAGTTGGACTTGTCAGTGAAGAATATCGATCATAACTGGCCAATGAGATCGAAGAAGAAACAACGTTCACGAAACCCGCTCTCTCTT GGTCTTCCCACTTCTCCAAAGTTTTCAGAAGAAGAATCGGATGCGAAGTACGGCCAGCACAAGAGAACATCAGTTGATCACAGTTCACATTACAAGAG TGCTATCAGGCGTAATTCTTCCCAATCATCTGAATACGAGAATCAGAGGGCGTCAACCGAACAGGCCGTGGAAGAAGTCATTGAGGAAGAAGAGATTGAGATG GATGCTGAGAGTTTGGAAGTTTTGGAAATGTTAGAGGAAAAATTGCGCAAGCGGCAAGCAGAGCTTAGCCGCCTTGAATTTCTCGAATCTAAGAACGTCACTCCCACGTTCACCGCACCTCAGACCAAAG TAGAGGCAGAGAAGTCGGACAGCGATGATGACACTTTGAAGATCGACCTAAACGAGTATCCAGTAATCCCGATAGAAAATGGAAGTTACTCCATGGAGCAGGATCCCGTGGAAGACGCGAAAGATCAGTCGACCGAGAA CTCGGCATACAACAGCCTAGACGATGATTTAAGCGACACGAAACATTGGATATCGAGTCAGAGTAACTTCGAGCCTAACACTGACCATGTGAAGTCTCACAGCTTTGACGGCATGACCACCAATCGGGTTATTTCGCACTTCTCTGATGCAAAAGGAGAAAAAGTCGAGAAAGAACCTGAagtgaaag TTGAACCAATTGAAGCAAAGATTGAAACAACATCACCAACAGCAGAAGTTAAGTCAGAAATCCCTCAACTCATCACATGTGACCAATCTTCTCAAACCAACAtccaagaaaaaaatgaatccTCCACTCAAGTCACCATTGAAACACAG GATGAAAGTACCCAGTACAGGTACAGAAGAAAGACAAAGAACTTTATGTCTCAATATCGACCCGTCACCAAATCCATTGGAACTTATTTCAAGATAAAAACGAAAGATATGTCAACACAGTACGAACCGCCTGTCACTGCTCAAG ACACAGCAGCGGACAGCACGTGTTTGCCACTAGATGATGATCTTTCCTCCACCCAAGCCATGAACACTCCGAAGGAAACCCGGAGGCTCCATTCCATCAACTTACTTCACTCCCTGCGCAGGCAGCAGGAGGCAGGGATGTTATGTGACATAACACTCTCTGCTCAAG GTCAGAATTTTAAGGCTCACAAAGTGATACTGGCTTCGTGCAGTGAGTTCTTTCACACTCTCTTTGCATCAGATGCTTTGAAACAATCTCCTCTGAGCTACATAGAACTGCAAGGGATCACCG CATCAGCGTTGAATCGAATACTGGAGTACATATACACTTCCGAGATATCGGTTGACGGCAACGTGAAAACAGTTCATGAGATTATTTCCGCtacaaaaagattaaaaattaacagttTGTCTCCTGTGTGCTCTGTACTGGAAGAAGCTCTTGCATCCGATCAAGATCTCACTG GTTGGGTTATTTCAAATACAGAATTGCTTGCTCCTAATACTGATCCCACCCAAGAAGTCTCCTCATCCAATCCTGCCTCCCTCGAAGAACCACAGTCCCACTTTTCCGAAGATGATCGACCAGCGGAAGAGGAGTCAGATACATCGAG CGGCAGATCTCTCGTTGAAGTGAACACAAATACCTCTCCCAATGTCCCATCATCGTCCTCGCACA AGCAACCAATAAAAAGAAGCAAATCCGATgttaaaagtaatttaaagGAGAATTTAAAAAGGAGGAAGAGCAGAAGCCTGTCATTGGTCGAACTTCCCAATAAGAAACAGAGAAAAGAACCTGATG CAGAACCAACCAAACCTTATCCGTGCAATTTTTGCAAGAAGTCTTTCTGGAAGAAGAAGACACTCGTTGCTCATCAGGAGAAGTCTCATTTTGACAATATTGAAGCCGACGAAACTG ATCCCAGCTTGACCTGCAGCATCAAGAAAGTTGATGAGCCGAAGCCCAATTTAAAAAGGGACTATAAGTGCAAAGAATGCGCTGAGTCGTTTAACAACACAACTGCACTGAATTCCCACATCCGGAAACTCCATCGCGATACTTCTAGGAGGAAGCGCTCATCCAGGGAGCGTAGAGAGACGACTAAAGTTCCAGATTTGAAGAAGAATGAGCAGGAACTGGACTCCACTTCTGTGGAGAAGATCACAACGACTCAAAACACTTCAACATCTTCAAAAACTAAAGAGCAGTCTCCGGAAGAAGAGGAGAAATCTCCGGATGCTGTAATCACTCTTACGCAAGACTCTCTCTTTCCTTCGAAACTCGACCAATCGAATGCACTCAACGACGATTCGAACGTAAAACTTAAACTCTATCAATGCGAGGTTTGTGAAGAGATCTTCTCTGTGCAGTGTTTTTATAAGGCTCACATGGCCGAACATAAGAGGAACGGAGATACAGCTTAA